A single region of the Eleginops maclovinus isolate JMC-PN-2008 ecotype Puerto Natales chromosome 16, JC_Emac_rtc_rv5, whole genome shotgun sequence genome encodes:
- the LOC134878612 gene encoding uncharacterized protein LOC134878612 isoform X1 — protein MPFNLISFTATNDIAVVPDSWCDDGEVSWPSFKSSDRIKRAVANCEEPEPNWLQYDMRVIKSCAHYKDAEAMLGSYGEGCNTSELQTDAELETCLPSKRPRRAVHRFGDDTSSDEDMGAPEGVSQLQSSPIIRGTASKQRMTHGTAPAPALSPPPEAPRSSVARHGGINHDAPCSGVSQLQSSPIIRGTASKQRMTHGTAPAPALSPPPEAPRSSVARHGGMNHDAPCSAFEVQKLTLLQKIVHQNEQILAKLDFLASRQNCPTPEMTGPEISNVQFPLEDLQAVDAFEDLLKDQANASTRQQIISSLSIIGGQDLKRITWNILGRIFGVAVAHQINWKGVNSKRAFSRMAIRPLLFCAVRKNPIACKSAMDEDISKHAIRWFNLAGDRATRKAKEINNH, from the exons ATGCCTTTCAACCTCATCTCCTTCACCGCCACGAACGACATCGCTGTGGTGCCAGACAGCTGGTGTGACGATGGGGAGGTGTCCTGGCCAAGTTTCAAAAGCTCTGACCGAATTAAAAGAGCTGTGGCTAACTGTGAGGAGCCAGAGCCAAACTGGCTCCAATACGATATGCGGGTCATCAAAAGCTGTG CCCACTATAAGGATGCTGAGGCGATGCTCGGGTCCTATGGGGAAGGCTGCAACACTTCCGAGCTGCAGACGGATGCAGAGCTGGAGACATGTCTGCCATCTAAGCGTCCTAGGAGGGCAGT CCATCGTTTTGGAGATGACACCTCCAGCGATGAGGACATGGGGGCACCTGAAG GTGTGTCCCAGCTTCAAAGCTCCCCTATCATCCGAGGAACTGCTTCGAAGCAGAGGATGACTCATG GAACAGCACCAGCACCCGCACTCTCACCACCTCCTGAAGCGCCAAGATCCAGCGTAGCAAGGCATGGAGGAATAAACCATGATGCCCCCTGCTCTG GTGTGTCCCAGCTTCAAAGCTCCCCTATCATCCGAGGAACTGCTTCGAAGCAGAGGATGACTCATG GAACAGCACCAGCACCCGCACTCTCACCACCTCCTGAAGCGCCAAGATCCAGCGTAGCAAGGCATGGAGGAATGAACCATGATGCCCCCTGCTCTG CGTTTGAGGTCCAGAAATTGACGCTGCTCCAGAAAATCGTTCACCAGAACGAGCAGATTCTGGCTAAATTGGATTTCCTGGCAAGCCGCCAAAATTGCCCCACGCCAGAGATGACAGGACCTGAGATTTCCAACGTTCAATTTCCCCTGGAGGACCTACAGGCAGTAGATGCCTTTGAAGATCTACTTAAAGACCAGGCCAATGCCTCCACTCGACAGCaaatt ATATCTTCTTTATCGATAATCGGAGGCCAGGACCTGAAGAGGATAACCTGGAACATCCTTGGTCGAATATTCGGGGTTGCTGTGGCCCACCAGATAAACTGGAAGGGGGTGAATTCAAAGAGGGCTTTCAGCCGGATGGCCATTAGGCCTCTTCTTTTCT GTGCCGTGAGGAAAAACCCAATTGCCTGCAAGTCTGCAATGGACGAAGACATCAGCAAGCACGCCATACGTTGGTTTAATTTAGCTGGGGATCGGGCCACCAGGAAGGCGAAAGAGATCAACAatcattaa
- the LOC134878612 gene encoding uncharacterized protein LOC134878612 isoform X2, translated as MLGSYGEGCNTSELQTDAELETCLPSKRPRRAVHRFGDDTSSDEDMGAPEGVSQLQSSPIIRGTASKQRMTHGTAPAPALSPPPEAPRSSVARHGGINHDAPCSGVSQLQSSPIIRGTASKQRMTHGTAPAPALSPPPEAPRSSVARHGGMNHDAPCSAFEVQKLTLLQKIVHQNEQILAKLDFLASRQNCPTPEMTGPEISNVQFPLEDLQAVDAFEDLLKDQANASTRQQIISSLSIIGGQDLKRITWNILGRIFGVAVAHQINWKGVNSKRAFSRMAIRPLLFCAVRKNPIACKSAMDEDISKHAIRWFNLAGDRATRKAKEINNH; from the exons ATGCTCGGGTCCTATGGGGAAGGCTGCAACACTTCCGAGCTGCAGACGGATGCAGAGCTGGAGACATGTCTGCCATCTAAGCGTCCTAGGAGGGCAGT CCATCGTTTTGGAGATGACACCTCCAGCGATGAGGACATGGGGGCACCTGAAG GTGTGTCCCAGCTTCAAAGCTCCCCTATCATCCGAGGAACTGCTTCGAAGCAGAGGATGACTCATG GAACAGCACCAGCACCCGCACTCTCACCACCTCCTGAAGCGCCAAGATCCAGCGTAGCAAGGCATGGAGGAATAAACCATGATGCCCCCTGCTCTG GTGTGTCCCAGCTTCAAAGCTCCCCTATCATCCGAGGAACTGCTTCGAAGCAGAGGATGACTCATG GAACAGCACCAGCACCCGCACTCTCACCACCTCCTGAAGCGCCAAGATCCAGCGTAGCAAGGCATGGAGGAATGAACCATGATGCCCCCTGCTCTG CGTTTGAGGTCCAGAAATTGACGCTGCTCCAGAAAATCGTTCACCAGAACGAGCAGATTCTGGCTAAATTGGATTTCCTGGCAAGCCGCCAAAATTGCCCCACGCCAGAGATGACAGGACCTGAGATTTCCAACGTTCAATTTCCCCTGGAGGACCTACAGGCAGTAGATGCCTTTGAAGATCTACTTAAAGACCAGGCCAATGCCTCCACTCGACAGCaaatt ATATCTTCTTTATCGATAATCGGAGGCCAGGACCTGAAGAGGATAACCTGGAACATCCTTGGTCGAATATTCGGGGTTGCTGTGGCCCACCAGATAAACTGGAAGGGGGTGAATTCAAAGAGGGCTTTCAGCCGGATGGCCATTAGGCCTCTTCTTTTCT GTGCCGTGAGGAAAAACCCAATTGCCTGCAAGTCTGCAATGGACGAAGACATCAGCAAGCACGCCATACGTTGGTTTAATTTAGCTGGGGATCGGGCCACCAGGAAGGCGAAAGAGATCAACAatcattaa